One Mycolicibacterium sp. TUM20985 genomic window, ACGGTGCGCCACTGCTCGGACGTCGTGGTGTCCCAGGTCCCGACGGTGAGGACCCCGGCATTGGCCACGGCCGCGTCGAGTCCACCGAGCATGGCCACTCCGTCGTTCACGGCCTCGGACAATGCCTTTGCGTCTCGCACGTCGACGACGTGGCTGATCGCCACGCGCCCATGTTGCTCGACCAGGCGCACCGTCTCTTCGAGATCCTCGCGGGTGGACAGCGGATACTCCACGTCCGGCAGCGATGTGCAGATATCGACGAGAATGAGGTCGGCGCCTTCTTCGGCGAGCCTGACTGCGTGGCTACGCCCCATACCTCGGGCCGCCCCGGTTACGAGGACGCGTTTGCCTGCGACGCGGCCGGTCATAGCTTGTTGCAGAAGCCGGCGTCGACCGGGAACGTGACGCCGGTGACGTACTTGCCTTCGTCGGACACGAGGAAGGCGATCGCCGCGCTGATGACCTCGGGTTCCAGGAGGGCCACCGGCATCGGGTTCTGTAGGTGCGGCCCGCCGTCGGGGTAGTTCTCCAGGAACGCCGTCATGGCCGGATTGACCGCCATCATCGTGTTCACCGCCGTGGGATGCACGGTGTTGACTCGGATACTGTTGGGCGCCAACGCATTGGCGAGTGTCCTCATCAGGCCGACGATCCCGTGCTTGGAAGCGGCGTAGCCAAGGCCGCCGCCTTGCATGCCGCCGAAGCCCTTCAGTCCGGCGGTGGAACTCGTGAAGACGATCGAACCGCCGCGCTCACCGGCGATCAGGTGCGGTATGGCTGCCTTTGCGGTGTGAAAAGCGCCAACCAGGTTCACGTTCAGGACGTCGGTCCACTGCTCGAGGTCCTCCTCGATGGTCAACTCGCGGAACGCCATCGATGCGATGCCTGCGTTGGCGCACACGATGTCCAAACGGCCGAAGTGCTCGACTCCGGCGTCCAGCGCCGATTTCAGCGCGTGGAAGTCGCGGACGTCGGCGACAGAGGCCAGCATCTTCCCTCCTTGGGCCTCGACGAGAGCTACGGTCTCGTCCAGCTCGTCACGGCTGGCCATCGGATAGCCGTTCGACGGAATGTCGGCACAGATGTCGACTCCGATGATGTTGGCGCCGTCAGCGGCCAGCCGAACCGCGTGGCTCCGGCCCTGACCGCGGGCGACCCCCGTGATGAAGGCGACCTTGCCGTCTAGTGATCCCATCAGTCCTCGCTTCGTTGTGCTCGCCACATCTCGACCGTGGACGTGACGTAAGTAACCGTGTTACTCACGGTACGGTAACCTGGTTACTCTCCGACGGCAAGCAAGGTGACTGGACATGGGCGTTACGCCGCCAACGAACCGCGCAAGTGGTCGCGCAGCGGACCCCGTCCTGGCCATCGTCGTAGACATTCTCGAGGCCGACGGGTACGACGCAGTGCAACTGCGCGAGGTCGCCCGTCGTGCCCGAGTGTCACTGGCCACCATCTACAAGCGCTATATGACCCGAGATGATTTGATACTTGCCGCATTGGAAACCTGGATGGAGGAGAACCGGTATTCCGGTGTGTCCAAACAGAGTCGGGAGCAGGGGGAGTCGCTGTATGCCGCGCTAATGGGCTTGCTGCGGACGATCTTCGAACCGTGGGAAGAACACCCAGCCATGTTGACGGCGTTCTTTCGCGTCCGGTCCTCGCCGAGCGGACAGAAGCTCCTTCGTCAAGGCTTGGACATCGTGGTGCCAACGGGTCTCGAGATACTCGCAGACGTCGACGACGTCTTCATCGCCGACCTCGATGCCATCATCTCCAGCCTCGTGTACGGGCTACTCGGGCGCTTCGCTGCGGGTGAGATCGCCATCACCGATATCGTGCCCGCGCTCGATCGCACCGTGTTCTACCTGACGACCGGATATGAAGCGAGTCAGCAGAAGAAACGTCCGCCGTCTCGTCGCGGGCATAAGGAAGGAGTGTCCGGCCGCGGCGTTCGACGCTGATCCGCCCGGGCCAGACGTTCTTCACTCTCTGAAGCGGACGGAGGGAACGCCGCAGGCTCCCAGATACTTTCGGGTGCGTTGGGCGATCGGTAGGGGAGCGTCGATCGCGCAGGGGTACATGTCCTGCTCGACGATGGCGAACACGTCGATGCCGAGCCGCTCGATGGCCGCCAGCAATGGAGGCATGTCCGGGATGCCCAGGGGCGGTTCGATCATGGCGCCCAGTTTGACCGCCTCACCGAACGGCAGGTCCTCGGCTTCGACCTTGGCGCGCACGACGGGATCGACCTGCTTGAGGTGCAGGTAGCCGATGCGTTCGGGAGCGCGTTCGATGATGGCGAGGTTGTCACCGCCGCAGTAGCTGATGTGGCCGGTGTCCAGGCACAGGTTGACGACGTCGCCGTCGGTGCCGTCGAGGAAGCGGTAGACGTTGGCTTCGGTGTCGACGTGGCTGTCGGCGTGGGGATGGTATTGCGCTCGCACGCCGTACTTCTCGTACATGGCCGTGCCGAGTTCGTTCATGCCCGTGGTCTTCTTGCGCCACTGTTCGGGGGTGAGGCTGCGGTCTTCGACGACGGCGCCGGTGGCGGGGTCGCGCCACATTTCGGGGATGACGACCACGTGCTTGCCCCCGACGGCGGCAGTGAGCTTGGCGACGTCCTCGATCTGCTTCCACACCGCATCCCAGGAGTCATCTTGGTGAAGGTGTTCGAACACCGTTCCCGCGGAGAGCTTCAGGTTGCGGGCGGCGAGTTCGTCGGCCAATTGCGCGGGGTCGGTGGGCAGGTACCCGAAGGGCCCCAGTTCGATCCACTCGTAGCCCGAGGCCGCGACCTCGTCGAGGAAGCGGGTGTAAGGGGTTTGATTGGGGTCGTCGGGAAACCACACGCCCCAGGAGTCGGGGGCTGAACCGACGAGAATGCTGCTCATTTAGCTCACCATTTCAGAGTCGGCGGTCTTGAGGGTGTCGGCTGCAATTCGAAGGCCCTCGAGCTCGACGTTGACGGCCCTGTTCGAATCGATGCCCTCCAACGCCTCGCGCAGTGGGCAATCATGCAGGATTGCGGTGACACCATGCTTCATTCGAGCTGTTTCCCTTCAGGTTTGATGGACGGAACTAATGAAGCCGGTGCGCAGTACCCGACTCCGGCGTGGCCAGCGGTGGTAGCAACGACGGCGTGCGGTCCGCCCTTGCGGCGAGCAATGATCCGCTGCTCGTGCAGGATTCCCATGGCACGACGCACCGTGTTGCGCGAGATACCTAGCCGGCGGGCCATCGCTGGTTCGGACTCGAGGACGGTGCCGAGAGGGAATGTCGCACAGCAGACGGCGGCTGAGATTCGTTCGGCAAGTTGGTAGTACAGCGGGATTGGGCTCGCCGGGCGAAGGTCGGCGGCGATCACCAGTCTCGTGGTCACGCGAGGCCCCGGGGGCAGAGATTCGTGCTGGGTTCAGAGGTCACGCCGACCACCGCCGGTACTTGGAGACGTAGTCGGTCATGGTGGCGAGCTGGTAGCGCGATACGTCGTGCGCATTCTCGTCTTCGGCGAACACCGAGGACACCATGACGGTGTCGGGGCGGTCGTAGAAGTCGATCTCGGCGAGGCCGGTGAAGAACTCGTCCCAGTCGACGTCGCCGTCGCCGATCTTCAGGTGCTGGTGCACCCGGACGGGGTTGCCGGGTGGGTTGGTGATGTATCGCAGTCCGTGGCTGCGATGGTGATCCATGGTGTCGGCGACGTGGACCAGCCGCAGTCGGTCGCCTGCGGCCCGCATGATGTCAATCATGTTGCCCCCCATGTGATATGTGTGGCACGCGACGTACACCATGCCCAGGTTGGGAGAGTTGACGCCGCGGATGATGCGTACCGCTTCGAAGCCGTCCTCGACGAAGTCGTCGGGATGGGGGTCGATGCGCACGTCGATGCCTTCGCGTTCGAAGATCGGCATCAGTTCCTCCATGGACCGGAAGAACGCCCGCTCGGACTCCTCGGCCCGTTCGGGTCGGCCGGAGAACTCGGTGTTGATGACGTTCACCCCGAGGTCGACGGTGATCTGGATGACGCGCTTCCAGTTCCGCACGGCCGATTCGCGGGCATCCTCGTCGGGACCCGACCACCGCAGCACGGGTAGGACCGAGGCGATACCCACTCCTGCGTGCTCGCAGGCCTTGCGGAACTTCGCGACCAGATCGTCGTCGGCGCGGGGGTGGTTGTAGAACGGGATGAAATCCCGGTGCGGGGTCAGCTGTAGGTTCTCGTATCCCAGTTCAGCCACGACGCGGGGGAATTCGAGCAGGTCGAAGTCGTGGTGAAACGGCGTGGGGTCGAGGGCGATCTTCACGAGTCAGGCTCCCTTGATCGAATCGCGGGACACCATCTCGACGGCGACGGGCTGGCCGGATTCCAGAGACTTCACGCCTGCCGCGCAGACCGCTGCCGCCGCGTAACCGTCCCACGCGCCTGGTCCGTCGATGTAGCTCCCGGTTGGGTGTCCGCCACTGACCGCGTTCACCCAGCGCTGGATCTCGGTGTCATAGGCCGCGCCGAACCGCTCCACGAAGCTGGGGGTGATCTGACCGCCCCAGTGGCCCGGCGCGCTCTTGCGGACGAGTCCGACGTCGAGGCCGATCATCGCACTGCCCTTGTCGCCCACGACCTCGGTGCGCACCTCGTAGGCGACCCCGGTCGTGACGAATAGTTCGACATCAACGTGTTTTCCCGTGCTTGTCCTCAAGATCGCGATCTGCGGATCCTGAAGTCCCTCGGGCGCATTCGAGGAAGCTGCGGGCGTGATGAGCTGTATCGAGGTGATCTCCTCGTCGAACAGGAAGCGGGTGACGTCGACCTCGTGAACCAGTGAGTCCTTGACGATCATCGAGCTGTCGAAGTTGGGCGGGACGGCGGCGTTGCGGTGCGCGCAATGCATCACCAGCGGGCGTCCGAGCTCGCCGTTGTCCAGAAGCGTCTTCAGCGCGGCGTACTCGGCATCGAAGCGCCGCATGAAGCCCACCTGGATCAGACGCTTCCCCGTTTCGGCCTCACGCTTGACCACCTCGAGCGAGGTCGCCACGTCGGTCGTCAGCGGTTTCTCACACATCACCGGCTTGCCGTGCTCGATGCACGCCAGCAGTTGCTTCTCGTGCGTCGTGCCGGGCGTCGCCAGGATGACGGCGTCGACATCCGCATCGGCGATCGCATCCAGCGGGTC contains:
- a CDS encoding sugar phosphate isomerase/epimerase family protein, encoding MSSILVGSAPDSWGVWFPDDPNQTPYTRFLDEVAASGYEWIELGPFGYLPTDPAQLADELAARNLKLSAGTVFEHLHQDDSWDAVWKQIEDVAKLTAAVGGKHVVVIPEMWRDPATGAVVEDRSLTPEQWRKKTTGMNELGTAMYEKYGVRAQYHPHADSHVDTEANVYRFLDGTDGDVVNLCLDTGHISYCGGDNLAIIERAPERIGYLHLKQVDPVVRAKVEAEDLPFGEAVKLGAMIEPPLGIPDMPPLLAAIERLGIDVFAIVEQDMYPCAIDAPLPIAQRTRKYLGACGVPSVRFRE
- a CDS encoding TetR family transcriptional regulator, which produces MGVTPPTNRASGRAADPVLAIVVDILEADGYDAVQLREVARRARVSLATIYKRYMTRDDLILAALETWMEENRYSGVSKQSREQGESLYAALMGLLRTIFEPWEEHPAMLTAFFRVRSSPSGQKLLRQGLDIVVPTGLEILADVDDVFIADLDAIISSLVYGLLGRFAAGEIAITDIVPALDRTVFYLTTGYEASQQKKRPPSRRGHKEGVSGRGVRR
- a CDS encoding GntR family transcriptional regulator, with the translated sequence MTTRLVIAADLRPASPIPLYYQLAERISAAVCCATFPLGTVLESEPAMARRLGISRNTVRRAMGILHEQRIIARRKGGPHAVVATTAGHAGVGYCAPASLVPSIKPEGKQLE
- a CDS encoding Gfo/Idh/MocA family protein — encoded protein: MTDLRIAVLGVGMMGADHVKRIGARIAGARVAVVNDFVTEKAEQLAATIPGCRAISDPLDAIADADVDAVILATPGTTHEKQLLACIEHGKPVMCEKPLTTDVATSLEVVKREAETGKRLIQVGFMRRFDAEYAALKTLLDNGELGRPLVMHCAHRNAAVPPNFDSSMIVKDSLVHEVDVTRFLFDEEITSIQLITPAASSNAPEGLQDPQIAILRTSTGKHVDVELFVTTGVAYEVRTEVVGDKGSAMIGLDVGLVRKSAPGHWGGQITPSFVERFGAAYDTEIQRWVNAVSGGHPTGSYIDGPGAWDGYAAAAVCAAGVKSLESGQPVAVEMVSRDSIKGA
- a CDS encoding sugar phosphate isomerase/epimerase family protein, which encodes MKIALDPTPFHHDFDLLEFPRVVAELGYENLQLTPHRDFIPFYNHPRADDDLVAKFRKACEHAGVGIASVLPVLRWSGPDEDARESAVRNWKRVIQITVDLGVNVINTEFSGRPERAEESERAFFRSMEELMPIFEREGIDVRIDPHPDDFVEDGFEAVRIIRGVNSPNLGMVYVACHTYHMGGNMIDIMRAAGDRLRLVHVADTMDHHRSHGLRYITNPPGNPVRVHQHLKIGDGDVDWDEFFTGLAEIDFYDRPDTVMVSSVFAEDENAHDVSRYQLATMTDYVSKYRRWSA
- a CDS encoding mycofactocin-coupled SDR family oxidoreductase produces the protein MGSLDGKVAFITGVARGQGRSHAVRLAADGANIIGVDICADIPSNGYPMASRDELDETVALVEAQGGKMLASVADVRDFHALKSALDAGVEHFGRLDIVCANAGIASMAFRELTIEEDLEQWTDVLNVNLVGAFHTAKAAIPHLIAGERGGSIVFTSSTAGLKGFGGMQGGGLGYAASKHGIVGLMRTLANALAPNSIRVNTVHPTAVNTMMAVNPAMTAFLENYPDGGPHLQNPMPVALLEPEVISAAIAFLVSDEGKYVTGVTFPVDAGFCNKL